Proteins co-encoded in one Parascardovia denticolens DSM 10105 = JCM 12538 genomic window:
- a CDS encoding response regulator transcription factor, producing MSENKVGRRIAIVDNDILSLKMLSEIVLGFCDEYRIAWACIAGKAALKHLLEDRHEPDLLLVDVSLTDTTGITLCKNIRRRAIDIPILLITAFPLKKYWFEAKSAGAQGIIGKEDIDLLRESISGLFHDQATAQNPQIAENQSATIFYDFYSPQDSIRHLIKERTTNKELLSQEEKRILYYTIKGKSLKQIASILSVKPSTIRNHAQHAREKLHAGNLTEAAVIWLKERDE from the coding sequence TTGTCTGAAAATAAGGTGGGAAGGCGGATCGCCATCGTTGATAACGATATCCTTTCCCTGAAGATGTTGTCTGAAATAGTCCTTGGCTTTTGTGATGAATACCGCATCGCATGGGCTTGCATAGCAGGAAAGGCCGCGCTCAAACACCTTCTTGAAGATCGGCATGAACCAGATCTCCTTCTGGTAGATGTTTCCCTCACCGATACGACCGGGATCACTCTCTGTAAAAACATCCGACGCCGTGCTATCGACATCCCCATTCTCCTTATCACGGCATTCCCCCTTAAAAAATATTGGTTTGAGGCAAAATCCGCAGGAGCACAGGGAATCATTGGGAAAGAAGATATCGATCTCTTGCGCGAGTCCATCAGTGGTTTGTTTCATGATCAGGCGACCGCCCAGAATCCGCAGATTGCCGAGAATCAATCCGCAACAATTTTTTATGATTTCTATTCACCACAGGACTCGATCAGACATCTGATAAAAGAAAGGACGACAAACAAGGAGCTTCTGTCACAAGAGGAAAAGCGAATCCTCTATTATACCATCAAAGGAAAGTCCCTCAAACAAATCGCCTCTATCCTCTCGGTGAAACCATCGACCATCAGAAATCATGCGCAGCATGCAAGGGAGAAACTCCATGCGGGGAATCTCACCGAGGCGGCGGTGATATGGCTGAAGGAGAGGGACGAATGA
- a CDS encoding lactococcin 972 family bacteriocin translates to MEKVKRGLMTVLASMAMVTAFAVPTVAFASGADGGNFGCSISGVPGWGYVNSTYYHPSRKHYATAQGKGRQTVWANARGTANARTGRNFSGNKCWYGF, encoded by the coding sequence ATGGAAAAAGTAAAACGGGGTCTGATGACCGTCCTGGCTTCAATGGCGATGGTAACCGCATTCGCTGTGCCGACTGTCGCCTTTGCTTCCGGAGCTGATGGCGGGAATTTCGGTTGCTCGATTTCCGGGGTGCCAGGATGGGGATATGTGAATTCCACGTATTACCATCCATCACGCAAACATTATGCGACCGCTCAAGGCAAAGGTCGTCAAACGGTCTGGGCGAACGCCAGAGGCACCGCCAATGCTCGTACCGGTAGGAATTTCAGCGGCAATAAATGCTGGTATGGCTTTTAA
- a CDS encoding bacteriocin-associated integral membrane family protein: MHRISQITWVIALIFGVFFAYQAFIVMDQNQPFGTESSFHISQVDSKRGVALKALEDVARSQRANIYKVQSNMTSSFNRNELYAFVGDQAAFARAGSYEYPSFSSLSGSYRIRPASSLTFQDIRGEYKTNVGGGRLAAILQALSEKGVMAENDGYPPAVGFANFFAFGMAESNSGAFILALLLAIILSLAFSCSRHRKAYALKELHGYGKGRIVGQEVRDLLLFSGKAMRIIFLALTVLLGVANHFHQYWRFLSLLIITWAVLLAVGLLAMAVLSRIFIGGIRIVPVMKNQNSTEINFAVGFATQIVIVALIFGALSGSLVRLNAIQQASQELQAWRKAGPLYVTSISTALPQKQMFRDGRAFRQVTDELEIRGQALLAVSHVENNPDAIRTGERSYYSGNYRSLFINDTYLKTNPIHDLTGKKISFSDFRRNQVLLIVPQTFSGDLDALKKNYRADLKDWCQTSEEGAGENKENKGCDPQISLVRAKAGQSYFLYNGTGVGLPAEGQSDNTSRISSLKDPVAAVVNVNSHLIAPEILISYASSSSILFTDPHALSSRLDKAGILGDFAGINNAADIVAYSIQLSRREQLMDILGVILGLSVFVMAIAVLVSAYCELKKKQNFVQLIHGYPFGRRHAAIMVTGLLVTVAALVFASFIGHMKGADNAVLAVVILLLQVGMTIGMLDFFESRVHASMIKES; encoded by the coding sequence ATGCATAGAATCTCTCAAATAACCTGGGTCATCGCCCTGATCTTCGGTGTTTTCTTCGCTTATCAGGCTTTCATCGTCATGGATCAGAACCAGCCGTTTGGCACGGAGAGCTCCTTCCACATCAGCCAGGTGGACTCGAAACGCGGTGTCGCCCTCAAAGCCTTGGAAGATGTGGCTCGGAGTCAGAGAGCCAATATCTACAAGGTCCAATCCAACATGACCTCCTCTTTCAACAGGAACGAGCTCTACGCTTTCGTCGGCGACCAGGCCGCTTTCGCCCGGGCCGGTTCCTATGAATATCCTTCCTTCTCCTCCCTCTCCGGCAGCTACAGGATCCGTCCGGCTTCCAGCCTGACTTTCCAGGACATCCGCGGCGAGTATAAAACCAACGTGGGCGGCGGGCGATTGGCCGCGATTCTCCAAGCCCTTTCGGAGAAAGGGGTCATGGCGGAAAACGATGGATATCCGCCAGCGGTCGGCTTCGCGAATTTCTTCGCTTTCGGCATGGCGGAAAGCAATTCCGGCGCCTTCATCCTCGCCCTGCTCCTGGCCATCATCCTTTCCCTGGCTTTTTCCTGCTCCAGGCACAGGAAGGCGTACGCTCTGAAAGAGCTTCATGGATACGGTAAAGGACGGATCGTCGGCCAGGAAGTTCGTGACCTGCTTCTTTTCTCCGGGAAAGCCATGAGAATCATCTTTCTGGCGTTGACCGTGCTTTTGGGGGTTGCCAATCATTTCCATCAATATTGGCGTTTCCTTTCGCTTCTGATCATCACTTGGGCGGTCTTGCTGGCCGTCGGCCTTCTGGCTATGGCGGTTCTGAGCCGAATCTTCATTGGAGGGATCAGGATCGTCCCCGTGATGAAGAATCAAAACAGCACGGAAATCAACTTCGCTGTCGGTTTCGCCACCCAGATTGTGATTGTCGCTTTGATTTTCGGGGCTTTATCCGGTTCCCTGGTCCGTCTCAACGCCATCCAGCAGGCGAGCCAGGAACTGCAGGCCTGGCGGAAAGCCGGTCCCCTTTACGTCACCAGCATCTCCACCGCTTTGCCGCAGAAGCAGATGTTCCGAGACGGTCGGGCTTTCCGCCAGGTGACCGATGAACTGGAGATCAGGGGACAGGCCTTGCTGGCGGTCTCTCATGTGGAAAATAATCCGGACGCCATCAGGACGGGGGAACGGAGCTATTACTCGGGCAATTATCGCTCGCTTTTCATCAATGACACCTATCTGAAGACGAACCCCATCCACGACCTGACGGGCAAAAAGATATCCTTCTCTGATTTCCGTCGTAATCAGGTCCTCCTCATCGTTCCTCAGACATTTTCCGGCGACCTGGACGCTTTGAAGAAGAATTACCGGGCTGATCTGAAAGATTGGTGTCAGACTTCGGAGGAAGGCGCCGGCGAGAATAAAGAGAATAAAGGGTGCGATCCGCAGATCTCTCTGGTCCGCGCCAAGGCGGGGCAATCGTATTTCCTCTATAACGGAACCGGGGTGGGGCTGCCGGCTGAAGGGCAGAGCGACAATACGAGCCGGATTTCCAGCCTCAAAGACCCTGTGGCGGCGGTGGTGAACGTCAACTCCCACCTGATAGCCCCGGAGATACTGATCTCCTATGCCTCAAGCAGCAGCATCCTCTTCACCGACCCCCACGCCTTAAGCTCCCGGCTGGATAAGGCCGGTATCCTGGGCGACTTCGCCGGAATCAACAATGCGGCCGACATCGTCGCCTATTCCATTCAGCTTTCCCGCAGAGAACAGCTGATGGATATCCTGGGGGTCATCCTGGGGCTTTCGGTTTTCGTGATGGCCATCGCGGTCCTGGTCAGCGCTTATTGCGAGCTGAAGAAGAAGCAGAACTTCGTCCAACTGATCCATGGGTATCCCTTTGGCCGCCGGCATGCGGCCATCATGGTGACGGGCCTGCTGGTGACCGTGGCGGCCTTGGTCTTCGCATCGTTCATCGGCCATATGAAGGGGGCGGATAACGCGGTTCTGGCCGTTGTGATCCTGCTCCTGCAAGTCGGCATGACCATCGGCATGCTCGACTTCTTCGAGAGCCGGGTCCATGCCAGCATGATCAAGGAAAGCTAG
- a CDS encoding ATP-binding cassette domain-containing protein, which translates to MDNSNTNGSDSQAQKAAITVLDASKSFGRHVLWRDWSFSVPSGSMTAVTGPSGAGKTTLINCLGLLEDFNQGTLYYGDKLVLEVDSGVGVDGKAGKKGKAGKAAEAGKTGKTGKTGKTSEGGKLSAQDRRAFFKDTLGFLFQNYGLVDSWTVRQNLEVPLKMRKGLARKDYPSVCRDVLKRVGLEGMEKEKIYTLSGGEQQRVALARLMLKKPTIILADEPTSSLDAANSRMVMEVLREFADQGATVLISTHGQEAIDACDGTLRIPGHEEAVV; encoded by the coding sequence ATGGATAATTCGAATACGAATGGTTCGGATTCTCAAGCGCAGAAAGCGGCCATCACCGTCTTGGACGCCAGCAAGAGCTTTGGCCGTCATGTCTTATGGAGGGATTGGTCTTTCAGCGTCCCCTCCGGCTCGATGACCGCCGTGACCGGGCCTTCGGGAGCCGGCAAGACGACTTTGATCAATTGCCTAGGGCTCCTGGAAGACTTCAACCAGGGAACCCTCTACTATGGGGACAAGCTGGTTCTGGAAGTCGATTCCGGAGTCGGAGTCGATGGAAAGGCAGGAAAGAAGGGGAAGGCAGGAAAGGCGGCAGAGGCTGGGAAGACAGGGAAAACTGGGAAGACAGGGAAGACGAGCGAAGGCGGGAAACTGTCCGCCCAAGACCGCCGGGCCTTCTTCAAAGACACGCTCGGTTTCCTTTTCCAGAATTATGGGCTGGTCGACTCCTGGACCGTCCGGCAGAATCTGGAAGTCCCTCTGAAGATGCGCAAGGGTTTGGCGCGTAAGGATTATCCTTCCGTCTGCCGGGACGTTTTGAAACGCGTGGGCCTGGAAGGAATGGAAAAAGAGAAGATCTACACCTTGTCCGGCGGGGAGCAGCAGCGAGTGGCCCTTGCCCGCCTCATGCTGAAGAAACCGACGATCATCCTGGCCGATGAACCTACATCGTCCTTGGATGCCGCCAACAGCCGCATGGTCATGGAGGTCTTGCGGGAGTTCGCCGACCAGGGGGCGACGGTCCTCATCTCCACCCATGGCCAGGAGGCCATCGACGCCTGTGACGGGACCCTGCGGATTCCCGGCCATGAGGAAGCCGTGGTTTAA
- a CDS encoding amino acid permease, giving the protein MQTEQQSQVSVGSSQTGVQPAGGGHATPTDSRTASRTVKRNLRTRHVSMIALGGSIGTGLFIASGETIHSAGPGGALVAYAAIGIMVYFLMTSLGEMATYLPTTGSFAIYASRFVDPALGFAMGWNYWFNWAITVAVDTTTSSIVLRYWFPQVPLWVFSLVVLSLIFLINILAVRAFGETEYWLALVKVITVLVFLTIGLLTIIGIIGGKAPLLTNFTYRKAPFVGGFPAVLGAFAIAGFSFQGTELIGITAGESANPEKSIPKAIKQVFWRILLFYILSIFVIACLIPYTSPNLLGSSASDISISPFTLVFQRAGLAAAAGVMNAVVFTSVLSAANSGMYASTRMLYALAKEKQAPGIFGMVNFHGIPVPALLGTTFVAFMAFLSSIFGEEIYTFLVAASGLTGFIAWAGIAISHYRFRRAFLRQGHRLSELRYRAKLFPFGPLLALILCILVIIGQDLHSFAVWDWRAIGITYMSVPLFLILFLAYKFKNHTKLIPLDQVDLSRSPIEDQASDQAANRAEEESLSELKSRLAADRR; this is encoded by the coding sequence CGCACAGCCTCGCGCACAGTCAAGCGCAATCTGCGCACCCGCCACGTCTCCATGATCGCCTTGGGCGGAAGCATCGGCACGGGCCTCTTCATCGCATCCGGCGAAACCATCCACTCGGCCGGGCCGGGCGGGGCCTTGGTCGCCTACGCGGCCATCGGCATCATGGTCTACTTCCTCATGACCTCCCTGGGTGAAATGGCCACTTACCTGCCGACGACCGGCTCCTTCGCCATCTACGCCAGCCGCTTCGTGGACCCCGCTCTCGGTTTCGCCATGGGCTGGAACTACTGGTTCAACTGGGCCATCACCGTGGCGGTCGACACCACCACCAGCTCCATCGTCCTGCGCTACTGGTTCCCCCAAGTCCCCCTCTGGGTCTTCTCTCTGGTGGTCCTGTCCCTCATCTTCCTCATCAACATCCTGGCCGTGCGGGCTTTCGGCGAGACCGAATACTGGCTGGCCCTGGTCAAAGTAATCACCGTCCTGGTTTTCCTGACCATCGGCCTCTTGACCATCATCGGCATCATCGGAGGCAAGGCCCCTCTGCTGACCAACTTCACCTACCGAAAGGCCCCTTTCGTGGGCGGATTCCCCGCCGTCCTCGGAGCTTTCGCCATCGCCGGTTTCTCCTTCCAGGGGACGGAACTGATCGGGATCACGGCGGGGGAATCGGCTAATCCGGAGAAAAGCATCCCTAAAGCCATCAAACAGGTCTTTTGGCGGATCCTCCTCTTCTACATCCTTTCCATCTTCGTCATCGCCTGCCTGATTCCTTACACTTCACCCAACCTGCTCGGCTCGAGCGCGTCCGACATCTCCATCTCCCCCTTCACCCTCGTCTTCCAACGGGCCGGCTTGGCGGCGGCCGCCGGGGTGATGAACGCGGTGGTCTTCACCTCCGTCCTGTCCGCGGCGAACTCAGGCATGTACGCCTCTACCCGCATGCTTTACGCCTTGGCCAAGGAGAAGCAGGCCCCGGGGATTTTCGGCATGGTCAACTTCCACGGGATTCCGGTGCCGGCCTTGCTGGGGACGACCTTCGTGGCCTTCATGGCCTTCCTGTCCAGCATTTTCGGCGAAGAGATCTACACCTTCCTGGTCGCAGCCAGCGGCCTGACCGGTTTCATAGCCTGGGCCGGCATAGCCATCTCCCATTACCGTTTCCGCAGGGCCTTCCTCAGGCAAGGGCATCGTTTGAGCGAACTGCGTTACAGGGCCAAGCTCTTCCCCTTCGGTCCTTTGCTGGCCCTGATCCTGTGCATCCTGGTCATCATCGGCCAGGACCTGCACTCTTTCGCCGTCTGGGACTGGCGAGCCATCGGCATCACCTACATGTCCGTCCCCCTCTTTTTGATCCTCTTCCTGGCTTACAAGTTCAAGAACCACACCAAGCTCATCCCCCTGGACCAGGTGGATTTGAGCAGGTCGCCCATCGAAGACCAAGCCAGCGATCAAGCCGCAAACCGGGCTGAGGAGGAGAGCCTGTCCGAGCTGAAAAGCAGGCTGGCTGCCGATAGACGATAG